One window of Mesorhizobium sp. WSM4904 genomic DNA carries:
- a CDS encoding muconolactone Delta-isomerase family protein: MQFFALLARNTQKFSDADFAPLLPNESEQRKTLYAQGAVRQIWNRGDIPGSGMMFEAADDKEVRGHLATLPLVEAGMMEIAAIVPLNPYPGFGPKR; the protein is encoded by the coding sequence ATGCAGTTCTTTGCCCTTCTCGCCCGCAACACCCAGAAGTTCAGCGACGCCGATTTCGCGCCGCTGCTTCCCAATGAGTCCGAGCAACGCAAGACCCTTTATGCGCAGGGCGCCGTGCGCCAGATCTGGAACCGCGGCGATATTCCCGGCAGCGGCATGATGTTCGAGGCGGCCGACGACAAGGAGGTGCGCGGCCATCTCGCCACTCTGCCGCTGGTCGAGGCCGGCATGATGGAGATCGCGGCAATCGTGCCGCTCAACCCCTACCCCGGCTTCGGGCCGAAGCGCTGA
- the cimA gene encoding citramalate synthase gives MTKQRLYLFDTTLRDGQQTPGIDFSVEDKIAIAKLLDEFGIDYVEGGYPGANPTDTAFFQQKRTESAKFVAFGMTKRAGVSASNDPGLAALLQSKSDAICFVAKSWDYHVRVALGCTNEENLESIKVSVETAVASAKEAMVDCEHFFDGFKANPDYALACAKIAYEAGARWVVLCDTNGGTQPSEVRAIVEKVIAGGIPGDHLGIHAHDDTGQAVANSLAAVEAGVRQIQGTLNGIGERCGNANLISIVPTLSLKPAFADRFETGISAAALTGISRLSRAFDELLNRAPEAQAPYVGASAFATKAGIHASALAKEPATYEHVPPEAVGNRRRVMVSDQGGKANFLAELKRRGIDVPKDDHRLDALIAVVKEREAEGYAYEGADASFELLARKMLHGLPEFFNVTSFRCMVERRFDANGNLKTVSEAIVKVMVDGEEKMSVAEGHGPVNALDIALRKDLGKYQSEIVDLELADFKVRILNGGTEAITRVLVESHDSTGARWWTVGVSENIIDASFQALMDSIVYKLMKNREMAGLVAAE, from the coding sequence ATGACAAAGCAACGCCTCTATCTCTTCGACACAACCCTCCGCGACGGCCAGCAGACGCCGGGCATCGACTTTTCCGTCGAGGACAAGATCGCGATCGCCAAGCTGCTCGACGAGTTCGGCATCGACTATGTCGAGGGCGGCTATCCCGGCGCCAACCCGACCGACACCGCATTCTTCCAGCAGAAGCGGACGGAAAGTGCGAAATTCGTTGCCTTCGGCATGACCAAGCGGGCAGGGGTCTCGGCCTCAAACGATCCAGGGCTGGCTGCGCTGTTGCAATCGAAGTCGGACGCCATCTGCTTCGTCGCCAAGAGCTGGGACTACCACGTGCGCGTCGCGCTCGGCTGCACCAACGAGGAGAACCTGGAGTCGATAAAAGTCTCGGTCGAGACGGCGGTCGCTTCGGCCAAGGAAGCGATGGTCGACTGCGAGCATTTCTTCGACGGCTTCAAGGCCAACCCCGATTACGCGCTGGCCTGCGCCAAGATCGCCTATGAAGCCGGCGCGCGCTGGGTGGTGCTGTGCGACACCAATGGCGGCACGCAGCCTTCGGAAGTGCGGGCAATCGTCGAGAAGGTGATCGCCGGCGGCATCCCGGGCGACCACCTCGGCATCCATGCCCATGACGACACCGGCCAGGCTGTGGCGAATTCCCTTGCCGCCGTCGAGGCCGGCGTGCGCCAGATCCAGGGCACGCTGAACGGCATCGGCGAGCGCTGCGGCAACGCGAATCTCATCTCCATCGTGCCGACGCTTTCGCTGAAGCCGGCCTTCGCCGACCGCTTCGAGACCGGCATCTCAGCCGCGGCGCTGACCGGCATCTCGCGGCTCTCCAGGGCCTTCGACGAGTTGCTGAACCGCGCGCCGGAAGCGCAGGCGCCCTATGTCGGAGCGTCGGCGTTTGCCACCAAGGCCGGCATCCATGCCTCTGCGCTCGCCAAGGAGCCGGCGACCTATGAGCATGTACCGCCGGAAGCCGTCGGCAACCGCCGCCGCGTCATGGTTTCCGACCAGGGCGGCAAGGCCAATTTCCTGGCCGAGCTGAAGCGGCGCGGCATCGACGTGCCGAAGGATGATCACCGGCTCGACGCGCTGATCGCGGTGGTCAAGGAGCGCGAGGCCGAGGGCTATGCCTATGAAGGCGCCGACGCCTCCTTCGAATTGCTCGCCCGCAAGATGCTGCACGGCCTGCCGGAGTTCTTCAACGTCACCTCCTTCCGCTGCATGGTCGAGCGCCGCTTCGACGCCAACGGCAATCTGAAGACAGTGTCCGAGGCGATCGTGAAGGTGATGGTCGACGGCGAGGAGAAGATGTCGGTGGCCGAAGGCCACGGCCCGGTCAACGCGCTCGACATCGCGCTGCGCAAGGATCTCGGCAAATATCAGAGCGAGATCGTCGATCTCGAGCTCGCCGACTTCAAGGTGCGTATCCTCAACGGCGGCACCGAGGCCATCACCCGCGTTCTGGTCGAATCGCACGATTCCACCGGAGCCCGCTGGTGGACGGTCGGCGTGTCGGAAAACATCATCGACGCCTCCTTCCAGGCGCTGATGGATTCGATCGTCTACAAGCTGATGAAGAACCGCGAGATGGCCGGGCTGGTGGCGGCGGAGTAG
- a CDS encoding SDR family oxidoreductase, with protein sequence MGCRATAADSRMRTKPETFSNWLTGRTPVRRWGDVEELAGAAVFLASDAASFVTGQTLLVDGRITSVL encoded by the coding sequence ATTGGCTGCCGAGCCACTGCAGCAGATTCCCGAATGCGAACCAAGCCCGAGACATTCTCGAACTGGCTCACCGGCCGCACGCCGGTGCGGCGCTGGGGCGACGTGGAAGAACTCGCAGGTGCAGCGGTCTTCCTGGCGTCCGACGCGGCGAGCTTCGTGACGGGACAGACGCTCTTGGTAGATGGCCGGATTACGAGTGTGTTGTGA
- the rarD gene encoding EamA family transporter RarD: protein MVTETAQLDQDAKARRGFLLALDAYFLWGLLPFYMKAVAHLPLAEVIANRVVWSVPIAACVLVWAGRTADFKAAIRTPKSIAMAALTAVLISINWGIYVWAIAVDRTVETALGYYINPLVSVVVGAVLLGERLDRLQIAAVALAAIAVAVLTVEAGKLPWVSLALAFSFAAYGFFRKTLPIGPSQGFLLEVLLLSVPALCYIAYLIATGQDHFVSSSAKDTALLIGCGPITAVPLLLFAFGARLLRLSTIGIMQYIAPTMVFLIAVLIFDEPFGTIQAIAFALIWTALAMYSWSMFRGREVRQPAPATR from the coding sequence ATGGTCACCGAAACAGCTCAGCTCGATCAAGATGCCAAGGCCCGCCGCGGCTTCCTACTGGCGCTCGACGCCTATTTCCTGTGGGGACTCTTACCCTTCTACATGAAGGCGGTAGCGCATCTGCCGCTCGCCGAGGTGATCGCCAACCGCGTCGTCTGGTCGGTGCCGATCGCCGCCTGCGTGCTGGTCTGGGCCGGCCGCACGGCCGATTTCAAGGCCGCGATCCGCACGCCGAAGAGCATCGCCATGGCGGCGCTGACGGCGGTGCTGATCTCGATCAACTGGGGCATCTATGTCTGGGCGATCGCGGTCGACCGCACCGTCGAGACCGCGCTCGGCTATTACATCAACCCGCTGGTCAGCGTCGTCGTCGGCGCCGTGCTGCTCGGCGAGCGGCTCGACCGCCTGCAGATCGCGGCGGTGGCGCTGGCCGCGATCGCGGTGGCGGTGCTCACCGTGGAGGCCGGCAAGCTGCCCTGGGTGTCGCTGGCGCTCGCCTTCTCCTTCGCCGCTTACGGCTTCTTCAGGAAGACGCTGCCGATCGGCCCGAGCCAAGGCTTTCTGCTCGAAGTGCTGCTGCTCTCGGTGCCGGCGCTCTGCTACATCGCCTATCTGATCGCCACCGGGCAGGACCATTTCGTCTCCAGCAGCGCAAAAGACACCGCGCTGCTGATCGGCTGCGGCCCGATCACGGCGGTGCCGCTTCTGCTCTTTGCCTTCGGCGCCAGGCTGCTGCGCCTCTCCACCATCGGCATCATGCAATACATCGCGCCGACCATGGTGTTCCTGATCGCCGTGCTGATCTTCGACGAACCGTTCGGCACCATCCAGGCCATAGCCTTCGCCCTGATCTGGACGGCGCTGGCCATGTATAGCTGGTCGATGTTCAGGGGCCGCGAGGTCCGACAGCCGGCTCCCGCGACGAGGTAG
- a CDS encoding transporter, with product MNIAVPNEGTDLSPYLPDEHGLFFIYHFTAEGLRTKDPAEALWTWRSYQITDMRARHEIAAEQALPAAVREAFLSPSHGCHIDFEDDFLYGDLPDLRHDFAEARGLTHFRFAFNETMLIGARKQPLESVDKIRKLVESGTRRFRSPAELIEAVMGQSLDGMSGELDKMGDTLDGIEDRIVCDAWHSERQALVDARRHLVIIHRQMATLTNLFRHLDHSHRDDLPDPINDMATRLSHRAHTLHHDGEQLQARTRLLQDELMAKLTEQSNQLLYILSVMTAVLLPMTIVSGLFGMNVGGLPLVDTPMGFWVVTAMSVVIAGIVYMIVRRLGRV from the coding sequence ATGAACATCGCTGTCCCCAACGAAGGCACCGACCTCTCGCCCTATCTGCCCGACGAGCACGGGCTGTTCTTCATCTATCATTTCACCGCCGAGGGCTTGCGCACCAAGGACCCCGCCGAGGCGCTCTGGACGTGGCGCAGCTACCAGATCACCGACATGCGCGCCCGCCACGAGATCGCCGCCGAGCAGGCCCTGCCGGCTGCTGTGCGCGAGGCCTTCCTGTCGCCCAGCCACGGCTGTCACATCGATTTCGAGGACGACTTCCTCTACGGCGATCTGCCCGACCTCAGGCACGACTTCGCCGAGGCGCGCGGGCTCACGCATTTCCGCTTCGCCTTCAACGAGACGATGCTGATCGGCGCCCGCAAGCAGCCGCTGGAGTCGGTCGACAAGATCCGCAAGCTGGTCGAGAGCGGCACGCGCAGATTCCGCTCGCCGGCCGAGCTGATCGAGGCGGTGATGGGCCAGTCGCTCGACGGCATGTCGGGCGAGCTCGACAAGATGGGCGACACGCTGGACGGCATCGAGGACCGCATCGTCTGCGACGCCTGGCACAGCGAACGGCAAGCCCTGGTCGACGCGCGCCGACACCTGGTGATCATCCATCGGCAGATGGCGACGCTCACCAACCTCTTCCGCCATCTCGACCATTCGCACCGCGACGACCTGCCGGACCCGATCAACGACATGGCAACACGCCTGTCGCACCGGGCGCACACGCTGCATCACGACGGCGAGCAATTGCAGGCGCGAACCAGGCTCCTGCAGGACGAGCTGATGGCGAAGCTGACCGAGCAGTCGAACCAGCTGCTCTACATCCTTTCCGTGATGACGGCGGTGCTCTTGCCGATGACCATCGTCTCCGGCCTGTTCGGCATGAATGTCGGCGGGCTGCCGCTGGTCGACACGCCGATGGGTTTTTGGGTGGTGACGGCGATGTCGGTCGTGATCGCCGGCATCGTCTATATGATCGTGCGGCGACTGGGGCGGGTTTGA
- a CDS encoding tetratricopeptide repeat protein, protein MKHALFAVLGAIAVLTAAPIAIAVPAYAVDDIEGADAPDLTAVKAKIDAKDYKGALAELRDLAQDNQQADVYNLLGFTLRKTGDYQTSLTYYAKALELKPDHKAAHEYLGELYVETGDMAKAKEQLASLQKLCPAGCEELSDLEQAIDTKVTK, encoded by the coding sequence ATGAAACATGCACTTTTCGCGGTGCTCGGCGCCATTGCGGTGCTGACCGCGGCCCCGATCGCCATCGCCGTGCCGGCCTATGCCGTGGACGACATCGAAGGTGCCGACGCGCCGGACCTGACGGCAGTGAAGGCCAAGATCGACGCCAAGGACTATAAGGGCGCGCTGGCCGAGCTGCGCGACCTTGCCCAGGACAACCAGCAGGCCGACGTCTACAACTTGCTCGGCTTCACGCTGCGCAAGACCGGCGACTACCAGACCTCGCTGACCTACTACGCCAAGGCGCTGGAGCTTAAGCCGGACCATAAGGCGGCGCATGAATATCTCGGCGAGCTCTATGTCGAGACCGGCGACATGGCCAAGGCCAAGGAGCAGCTCGCCTCGCTGCAAAAGCTCTGCCCGGCCGGCTGCGAGGAGCTTTCCGATCTTGAGCAGGCCATCGACACCAAGGTGACGAAGTAG
- a CDS encoding LysR substrate-binding domain-containing protein: MLDLRQVRYFVAVAEAGNVGRAAQQLHISQSPLSRQIMQLEEQIGVTLFERAKQRVHLNAEGRAFLAEARTLLANAARLEELGRNLASGAAGSLAIGYVEGAVHAGLIAVMLREFRRERPDFHLQLRSRRTAAQFEDLRSRALDLGFVYAPAPKSDPDLDSMLVRREPLVLAIPEGDPLAGVADIQPSHLDGRVWITVVRQPDDTNRAQFLAACVEAGFVPDIAYETADPLTSLGLVSAGLGLATVQESLRDAVPAGIVFRDMPWFKRSVEIHLAWRRNDRRAVIGDLRKAVGE, encoded by the coding sequence ATGCTCGACCTGCGCCAGGTAAGATATTTCGTCGCCGTCGCCGAGGCCGGCAATGTCGGCCGCGCGGCCCAGCAGCTGCACATCTCTCAATCGCCCTTGAGCCGGCAGATCATGCAGCTCGAAGAACAGATCGGCGTCACGCTCTTCGAGCGGGCGAAGCAGCGCGTCCATCTCAACGCCGAAGGCAGGGCTTTCCTGGCGGAGGCCCGCACGCTGCTCGCCAATGCCGCGAGGCTGGAGGAGCTCGGCCGCAACCTTGCCAGCGGCGCCGCCGGCAGCCTTGCCATCGGTTATGTCGAGGGCGCGGTGCATGCCGGGCTGATCGCCGTCATGCTCAGGGAATTCCGCCGCGAGCGGCCGGATTTCCATCTGCAATTGCGCAGCCGCCGCACGGCCGCGCAATTCGAAGATCTGCGAAGCCGGGCGCTCGACCTCGGCTTCGTCTATGCGCCGGCCCCGAAGAGCGATCCGGACCTGGACAGCATGCTGGTGCGGCGCGAACCGCTGGTGCTCGCGATCCCCGAGGGCGATCCGCTTGCAGGTGTCGCCGACATCCAGCCCAGCCATCTCGACGGCCGTGTCTGGATCACCGTCGTGCGCCAGCCCGACGACACCAACCGCGCGCAGTTTCTCGCGGCCTGCGTCGAGGCCGGCTTCGTGCCCGACATCGCCTATGAGACGGCCGATCCGTTGACTTCGCTCGGCCTTGTCAGTGCCGGCCTCGGCCTGGCCACCGTGCAGGAAAGCCTGCGCGACGCGGTGCCGGCCGGCATCGTCTTTCGCGATATGCCCTGGTTCAAGCGCAGCGTTGAAATCCATCTCGCCTGGCGCCGCAATGATCGGAGGGCGGTGATTGGGGATTTGAGGAAGGCAGTAGGGGAGTAG
- a CDS encoding DoxX family protein, with translation MTPTELAEKLRAKDAVLLAGRLLLSLIFVHEGLELATHFEGAQKAMAALGVGTPLLLATIALQLGAGLSVALGILARLGAVALGLFCLVTASLFHTNFASQNELLHFEKDLAIAGGMFILALAGSGRLSVDGALARYGKSLPVRGAITTHS, from the coding sequence ATGACACCGACCGAACTTGCCGAAAAGCTTCGTGCAAAGGACGCGGTCCTGCTTGCCGGCCGCCTGCTCCTGTCCCTGATCTTCGTGCATGAAGGGCTTGAACTCGCGACCCATTTCGAGGGCGCTCAGAAGGCGATGGCAGCCCTCGGCGTCGGCACGCCGCTGCTTCTTGCCACCATCGCTCTGCAGCTCGGCGCCGGCCTGTCGGTCGCGCTTGGCATCCTGGCGCGGCTCGGCGCGGTAGCGCTCGGCCTGTTCTGCCTGGTGACGGCAAGCCTCTTCCACACCAACTTCGCCAGCCAGAACGAGCTCCTGCATTTCGAAAAGGATTTGGCGATCGCAGGCGGCATGTTCATCCTGGCGCTCGCCGGTTCCGGCAGGCTGTCGGTGGATGGGGCGCTGGCCAGATACGGGAAAAGCCTGCCGGTTCGAGGGGCCATCACAACACACTCGTAA
- a CDS encoding MBL fold metallo-hydrolase: MFNMTRRMVLGSAAAAAAFGIAGRLEFAPAAHAETPVEPLVGFYKYKVGSLEVTAVYDGIWRKPHDPAFIKDVSVDDTKAALAKAGLTTDFMPIPLTVVVLKMNGRTIMMDAGSGVGQWQANATHLPANMKAAGIDYKAIDTIMISHFHPDHVWGLMEKGTNAPVFPNAELIVNAAEYDWWTDPSRLAKLPEGRKPAGKRIAENFPKWKNWKLVEDGTEVVPGIRIMAAPGHTPGHAVYHVDAGSEQFLVSADTMYVPALLAPHPEWQGAYDQDGPMAIATRHKVIDQVIADNVRICGSHFPFPGTGSFVKDGNAYAFTPTQI, encoded by the coding sequence ATGTTCAACATGACACGCCGTATGGTGCTCGGATCCGCCGCCGCCGCGGCCGCCTTCGGCATTGCCGGCAGACTGGAATTCGCGCCGGCCGCTCACGCCGAAACCCCGGTCGAGCCGCTGGTCGGCTTCTACAAATACAAGGTGGGCTCGCTCGAGGTCACCGCCGTCTATGACGGCATCTGGCGCAAGCCCCATGACCCGGCCTTCATCAAGGACGTTTCGGTCGACGACACCAAGGCCGCTCTCGCCAAGGCCGGGCTCACCACCGATTTCATGCCGATTCCGCTCACCGTCGTCGTGCTCAAGATGAACGGCCGCACCATCATGATGGATGCCGGTTCCGGCGTCGGCCAGTGGCAGGCCAACGCCACGCATCTGCCGGCCAACATGAAGGCCGCCGGCATCGACTACAAGGCGATCGACACCATCATGATCTCGCATTTCCACCCGGACCATGTCTGGGGCCTGATGGAGAAGGGCACCAACGCGCCGGTATTCCCGAATGCCGAGCTGATCGTCAACGCCGCCGAATACGATTGGTGGACCGACCCCAGCCGGCTCGCCAAGCTGCCCGAAGGCCGCAAGCCGGCGGGCAAGCGCATCGCCGAAAACTTCCCGAAGTGGAAGAACTGGAAGCTGGTCGAGGACGGCACCGAAGTGGTGCCCGGCATCCGCATCATGGCGGCGCCGGGCCACACGCCCGGCCATGCCGTCTATCATGTCGATGCCGGCTCCGAGCAGTTTCTCGTCTCGGCCGACACCATGTACGTGCCGGCGCTGCTGGCGCCGCATCCCGAATGGCAGGGCGCCTACGACCAGGACGGGCCGATGGCTATCGCCACGCGCCACAAGGTCATCGACCAGGTGATCGCCGACAATGTCCGCATCTGCGGCTCGCACTTCCCGTTCCCCGGCACCGGCAGCTTCGTCAAGGACGGCAATGCCTACGCCTTCACCCCAACCCAGATCTGA
- a CDS encoding LysM peptidoglycan-binding domain-containing protein, protein MAINPSKAFLFAAGGVAVVAAVAYGSGALDPYISKEKPAQVAALPQADTRPAESNSTSTEARLPQAPANTMAPANKMAPANNAMAPANDATAPAASAPAAQAPAAGPILPTFDVVRVEGDGSIVVAGNAAPNAKVEILNGGTVLGSTDAGPDGAFAIVLDDPLKPGDYTITLRATAGGVTVASAQTAVVSVPQSPTGQVLAMVEEPGKPSELITVPQPEAKPAAPAAGQAAAQAPAGGATAPAASTAAPATQAPAATGQASAPATPAPAAAAGEPKIAVEAVEIDGSKIYVAGTADPGRKVRAYADDMLLGEAKTSPDGHFLIEAKRDIPVGNYTIHVDGLADDGVKVVARAAVPFEREPGESIAAVAPNEAKPAGAKPAAEAPAKVAEATPSAGAAETVAPKLEHADGSVIIRRNDTLWRISRRVYGHGTRFSTIYLANQDQIRDPDRIWPGQVFKVPGKSKEGEPADMKAMGDQMTMPKTE, encoded by the coding sequence ATGGCTATCAATCCTTCCAAGGCGTTTTTGTTCGCGGCGGGCGGCGTTGCCGTCGTCGCGGCGGTCGCCTACGGGTCGGGCGCGCTCGACCCCTACATCAGCAAAGAGAAGCCGGCACAGGTCGCGGCACTTCCGCAAGCGGACACCAGGCCGGCTGAATCCAACAGCACGTCCACCGAGGCGCGCCTGCCGCAGGCGCCGGCCAACACGATGGCCCCGGCCAACAAGATGGCGCCCGCCAACAATGCAATGGCCCCGGCCAACGACGCGACGGCCCCGGCGGCATCCGCGCCGGCCGCCCAGGCGCCCGCCGCCGGTCCGATATTGCCGACTTTCGACGTCGTGCGTGTCGAAGGCGACGGCTCGATCGTGGTGGCCGGCAATGCCGCGCCCAACGCCAAGGTCGAGATCCTGAACGGCGGGACGGTGCTCGGCTCGACCGATGCCGGCCCCGACGGCGCCTTCGCCATCGTGCTCGACGATCCGCTGAAGCCGGGCGACTACACGATCACGCTGCGCGCCACCGCCGGCGGCGTCACCGTCGCCTCGGCGCAGACCGCCGTCGTCTCGGTGCCGCAGAGCCCGACCGGCCAGGTGCTGGCGATGGTCGAGGAGCCGGGCAAGCCGTCCGAACTGATCACCGTTCCGCAGCCGGAGGCCAAACCGGCCGCGCCGGCCGCCGGCCAGGCTGCCGCTCAGGCGCCGGCTGGTGGCGCAACAGCGCCGGCGGCGTCCACCGCGGCGCCAGCCACTCAGGCCCCGGCCGCCACCGGCCAGGCTTCCGCCCCGGCAACGCCGGCGCCCGCGGCCGCCGCGGGCGAACCCAAGATTGCCGTCGAGGCAGTCGAGATCGACGGCAGCAAGATCTACGTTGCCGGCACGGCCGATCCCGGCCGCAAGGTCCGAGCCTATGCCGACGACATGCTGCTCGGCGAGGCCAAGACCTCGCCCGATGGCCATTTCCTGATCGAGGCGAAGCGCGACATACCCGTCGGCAACTACACCATCCATGTCGACGGCCTTGCCGATGACGGCGTGAAGGTCGTCGCCCGCGCCGCCGTGCCGTTCGAGCGCGAGCCAGGCGAGTCGATCGCCGCCGTCGCGCCCAATGAGGCCAAGCCCGCCGGGGCCAAGCCTGCCGCCGAGGCGCCGGCCAAGGTCGCGGAAGCGACACCTTCGGCCGGTGCGGCCGAGACGGTCGCGCCCAAACTCGAGCATGCCGACGGCTCCGTCATCATCCGCCGCAACGATACGCTCTGGCGCATCTCGCGGCGGGTCTATGGCCACGGCACGCGCTTCTCGACCATCTACCTCGCCAATCAGGACCAGATCCGCGATCCCGATCGCATCTGGCCCGGCCAGGTCTTCAAGGTCCCCGGCAAGTCGAAGGAAGGCGAGCCTGCCGACATGAAGGCCATGGGCGACCAGATGACCATGCCGAAGACGGAGTAG
- a CDS encoding IS256 family transposase, whose translation MTKIEDKSAIAAVKDILLSNPDGLHEVIRAVMQEVLEAEMDEALGASKSERTPERLGYRSGYYGRTLVTRVGKLELRVPQDRQGRFSTELFERYQRSERALVATLAEMYVQGVSTRKVKAITEELCGHAFSASSISAINKRLDESLKAFAERPLQEPFAYLVLDARYEKVREAGIVMSQAVLIAVGIDWDGRRQILAVEMANRESRSAWKDFLVALKARGLRGVELVVSDDHAGLVAAIGEVIPEAAWQRCYVHFLRNALDHLPRKHGDDCLQELRWLYDRRDLAEAKADLAAWLAKWSGRYPRLTTWVEESIERTLTFFRLPRQHHKHLKSTNMLERLNEEIRRRTYVVRIFPNAESCLRLVRALAVETNENWMEANRYINMDDLREHKKLALRQAA comes from the coding sequence ATGACCAAGATCGAAGATAAATCCGCCATAGCTGCCGTCAAAGACATTCTGCTTTCGAACCCGGATGGGCTGCACGAAGTGATCCGCGCAGTGATGCAGGAGGTCCTCGAGGCCGAGATGGACGAGGCGCTGGGCGCTTCGAAGAGCGAACGGACACCGGAGCGGCTCGGCTATCGCTCTGGGTATTACGGCCGCACGCTTGTCACCCGTGTCGGCAAGCTGGAGCTGCGGGTTCCGCAGGACCGGCAGGGGCGCTTCTCCACCGAGCTGTTCGAGCGCTACCAGCGCTCCGAGCGGGCCTTGGTGGCGACGCTTGCCGAGATGTACGTGCAAGGCGTGTCGACCCGCAAGGTCAAGGCGATCACCGAGGAGCTGTGCGGGCATGCCTTCTCGGCCTCGTCGATCTCGGCCATCAACAAACGGCTGGACGAAAGCCTGAAGGCCTTTGCCGAGCGCCCGCTTCAAGAGCCCTTTGCTTACCTCGTGCTCGATGCCCGCTACGAGAAGGTGCGCGAGGCCGGCATCGTCATGAGCCAGGCGGTGCTGATCGCGGTCGGCATCGACTGGGACGGGCGGCGCCAGATCCTGGCCGTGGAGATGGCCAATCGCGAGAGCCGCTCGGCCTGGAAGGACTTCCTCGTGGCGCTCAAGGCGCGCGGTCTTAGGGGCGTCGAACTGGTCGTGTCCGACGACCATGCCGGTCTGGTCGCGGCGATCGGCGAGGTGATTCCGGAAGCGGCCTGGCAACGCTGCTACGTGCACTTCCTCAGGAACGCGCTCGATCACCTGCCGCGCAAGCACGGCGACGACTGCCTGCAGGAGCTCAGATGGCTCTACGACCGGCGCGATCTCGCCGAGGCCAAGGCCGATCTCGCCGCGTGGCTGGCCAAATGGTCGGGCCGCTATCCGCGGCTGACGACGTGGGTGGAGGAGAGCATCGAGCGCACGCTGACCTTCTTTCGCCTGCCGCGCCAGCACCACAAGCACCTGAAGTCGACCAACATGCTGGAACGCCTCAACGAAGAGATCAGGCGCCGCACCTATGTCGTGCGCATCTTTCCCAACGCCGAAAGCTGCCTGCGCCTGGTCAGGGCGCTGGCCGTCGAAACCAACGAAAACTGGATGGAGGCCAACCGCTACATCAACATGGACGACCTGCGCGAGCACAAGAAGCTCGCTCTGCGCCAAGCCGCATGA
- a CDS encoding TIGR00730 family Rossman fold protein, whose amino-acid sequence MNTIRSVCVYCGSSPGRDEAYVKAGHLLGRSLAKSGLRLIYGGGTKGIMGAVAEGALKAGGKVTGIIPRFLINREATETALDKLDELLITDNMHERKHRMFEKSDAFVALPGGIGTVEEIVEIMTWAQLGHHRKPIVFANIKGFWDPMLSLIEHMSGEGFIHTAHRVKPLVVNDPEAIVAAIMVAGSSVDAPTEGVQAVIDKM is encoded by the coding sequence ATGAACACGATTCGATCCGTCTGCGTCTATTGCGGTTCGTCTCCGGGCCGCGACGAGGCCTATGTCAAGGCTGGCCATCTGCTCGGCCGCTCGCTGGCGAAATCCGGTCTGCGCCTGATCTATGGCGGCGGCACCAAGGGGATCATGGGCGCTGTCGCCGAAGGCGCGCTCAAGGCCGGCGGCAAGGTGACCGGCATCATCCCGCGCTTCCTGATCAACCGCGAGGCGACCGAGACCGCCCTCGACAAGCTCGACGAGCTTCTGATCACCGACAACATGCACGAGCGCAAGCACAGGATGTTCGAGAAATCCGATGCCTTCGTGGCGCTGCCGGGCGGCATCGGCACGGTCGAGGAGATCGTCGAGATCATGACCTGGGCGCAGCTCGGGCATCACCGCAAGCCAATCGTGTTCGCCAACATCAAGGGTTTCTGGGACCCAATGCTCTCGCTCATCGAGCACATGTCGGGCGAAGGCTTCATCCATACCGCACATAGGGTCAAGCCGCTGGTGGTCAACGACCCCGAGGCCATCGTCGCCGCCATCATGGTGGCGGGTTCGTCGGTGGATGCGCCGACGGAAGGCGTGCAGGCGGTGATAGACAAGATGTAG